The Helianthus annuus cultivar XRQ/B unplaced genomic scaffold, HanXRQr2.0-SUNRISE HanXRQChr00c070, whole genome shotgun sequence genome has a segment encoding these proteins:
- the LOC110930895 gene encoding uncharacterized protein LOC110930895, whose amino-acid sequence MPKSDDSESSSTKPVNPALHPAYSVSNIQSKIRTLDGTKVTYTSWVKLFKFHAIAYKVLNHIDGSTKPKSTGPDFETWKAIDALVSQWIFRTVSDDLLGQVLDIDATARDTWVRLEKHFLSNKQARAGALETKFVNLTLAACSSMDDYCQQLKDLANQLADVDQPITESRLVLQLVRGLSQEFDTTAQLIHFQKADWDLARTMLNDEVIRQEARKQRNTSVLVAPATAAPNNSTAATQNNQQPPVNHPN is encoded by the coding sequence ATGCCCAAATCCGACGACTCAGAATCCTCATCCACCAAACCTGTTAACCCTGCCCTGCACCCGGCCTACTCTGTGTCCAATATTCAGTCCAAGATACGAACCCTAGATGGAACAAAAGTGACTTATACCTCCTGGGTGAAGTTGTTCAAGTTCCATGCTATAGCTTACAAAGTGCTCAACCATATTGACGGGTCAACCAAACCCAAATCCACTGGCCCAGACTTTGAAACATGGAAAGCGATTGATGCACTCGTGTCTCAATGGATCTTCCGCACAGTGTCAGATGATTTGCTTGGTCAAGTGCTGGATATAGACGCCACAGCCAGGGACACTTGGGTTCGGTTAGAGAAGCACTTTCTCAGCAATAAACAGGCCAGGGCAGGAGCACTGGAAACCAAGTTCGTTAACCTCACGCTGGCTGCATGTTCTTCTATGGACGATTACTGCCAACAACTCAAAGACTTGGCAAATCAACTGGCTGACGTTGATCAGCCAATCACTGAATCCAGGCTCGTTTTACAACTTGTTCGTGGACTTTCTCAGGAGTTTGACACTACTGCTCAGTTAATTCACTTTCAAaaggctgattgggatcttgctaGAACGATGTTAAATGATGAAGTCATACGCCAAGAGGCAAGAAAACAACGGAATACTTCTGTTCTGGTTGCACCAGCCACTGCAGCCCCAAATAACTCCACTGCAGCCACCCAAAACAATCAGCAACCACCTGTTAATCACCCAAACTGA